In Clostridium sporogenes, one genomic interval encodes:
- a CDS encoding ABC transporter ATP-binding protein, whose protein sequence is MNIVKIDNLSKNFKKVTALDNVSLEIKEGEIYGLLGPNGAGKSTMINIISGLLNFNKGNIEILGKDIKNNMREIKKNIGVVPQDIALYKELTAYENIKFFTSLYGFKGEELKNRVEKALEFVGLKDKAKGHPNEFSGGMKRRLNIACAISHTPKLIIMDEPTVGIDPQSRNHILQSVKKLNKMGSTIIYTSHYMEEVEEICTNIGIIDHGKLVAEGTKEELKAIVRDKNTVYITVGGIENIDEKEIKNINGVTDVYVKDNLIKIDSYKEVNNLDKIILFFTNKNIPIKNVETKNPDLETVFLSLTGRKLRD, encoded by the coding sequence ATGAATATTGTTAAAATAGATAATTTGAGTAAGAATTTTAAGAAAGTTACAGCTTTAGATAATGTAAGTTTAGAAATAAAAGAAGGAGAGATATATGGACTTTTGGGCCCAAATGGTGCAGGGAAAAGTACCATGATAAATATAATTAGTGGACTATTAAATTTTAATAAGGGAAATATTGAAATTTTAGGTAAGGACATAAAAAATAATATGAGGGAAATTAAAAAAAATATAGGTGTAGTTCCTCAGGATATAGCTTTATATAAAGAACTTACTGCCTATGAAAATATTAAATTTTTTACTTCTCTTTATGGTTTTAAGGGAGAAGAGTTAAAAAATAGAGTGGAAAAAGCATTGGAATTTGTTGGACTAAAGGATAAGGCTAAGGGACATCCTAATGAATTTTCTGGGGGAATGAAAAGAAGATTGAATATTGCTTGTGCTATTTCTCACACACCTAAATTAATAATAATGGATGAACCTACAGTAGGTATAGATCCACAATCAAGAAATCACATATTACAATCAGTAAAAAAACTTAATAAGATGGGATCAACCATAATATATACTAGTCATTACATGGAGGAAGTTGAAGAAATATGTACTAATATAGGAATAATAGATCATGGTAAATTGGTTGCAGAGGGTACAAAAGAAGAGTTAAAAGCAATAGTTAGAGATAAAAACACAGTATATATAACAGTTGGTGGAATAGAAAATATTGATGAAAAAGAAATAAAAAATATAAATGGAGTTACTGATGTATATGTGAAAGATAATTTAATAAAAATAGATAGTTATAAAGAGGTAAATAATTTAGATAAAATAATTTTGTTTTTTACTAATAAAAATATCCCTATTAAAAATGTTGAAACTAAAAATCCGGATTTAGAAACTGTATTTTTAAGTTTAACAGGAAGAAAATTAAGAGATTAA
- the trmB gene encoding tRNA (guanosine(46)-N7)-methyltransferase TrmB, with protein sequence MRLRKKWWARPEIEASDKFADEPKELKGRWNKEFNNNNEIHLELGCGRGGFISQLVEKNKDINYVGIDLKDEVIVYAIRKVEEKEEEVKRELKNIKFITMNIMGIAEVFDKDEISKIYINFCNPWPKERHNKRRLTHTKLLTEYKKFLKPNTEIWFKTDDKELFEDSQEYFKESGFNIEYITYDLHNSDFKENIKTEYETKFESMGMKIMFLRARLL encoded by the coding sequence ATGAGACTTAGAAAGAAATGGTGGGCAAGACCAGAGATAGAAGCTAGTGATAAATTTGCAGACGAACCTAAAGAATTAAAAGGAAGATGGAATAAGGAATTTAATAATAATAATGAAATACATTTAGAATTAGGTTGCGGAAGAGGAGGATTTATATCACAATTAGTAGAAAAAAATAAAGATATAAATTATGTAGGAATAGATTTAAAAGATGAAGTTATAGTTTATGCTATAAGAAAAGTTGAAGAAAAAGAAGAAGAAGTTAAGAGAGAACTTAAAAATATAAAATTTATTACAATGAATATAATGGGAATAGCAGAAGTATTTGATAAAGATGAAATAAGTAAAATATATATAAACTTTTGCAACCCTTGGCCAAAAGAAAGACATAATAAAAGAAGATTAACTCATACAAAATTACTAACAGAATATAAAAAATTTTTAAAACCAAATACAGAAATATGGTTTAAAACTGATGATAAAGAACTTTTTGAGGATTCACAGGAATATTTTAAGGAAAGTGGATTTAATATAGAATACATCACATATGATCTTCATAATAGTGACTTTAAAGAGAATATAAAAACAGAATATGAAACAAAATTTGAATCTATGGGAATGAAAATAATGTTTTTAAGAGCTAGATTATTATAA
- a CDS encoding ArsB/NhaD family transporter, producing MMLPAIIFIIVYALIISERVNRVVASLSGAAIMLILKLITQEKAFLKIDFNTIGLLIGMMIIVNITKRTGVFEYIAIKAAKFSKGNPIKILILFSIITAVLSGVLDNVTTVLLIVPVTLVITKTLEIDPIPFLMCEIFASNIGGTATLIGDPPNLMIGSAAGLSFLDFVKNLAPVIIIILVVTLLGINQLYKNSMKTSEEDKKKIMALDESKAIRDRSLMKKCLTVLFLTLVGFLTHSYLGFESATIAIAGSAILLAISKVEPDEILQETEWGTIFFFIGLFIMTGVLEDVGIMEVLAQKTLSLTKGNLVMTGIFVLWISAIASAFIDNIPFVATMIPLIKAMGTMGGMNITPLWWALSLGACLGGNGTMIGASANLVVIGIAEKSGYKISFKDYFKLGFPVMLVSIIICTAYLLMFFLK from the coding sequence ATGATGCTTCCAGCAATTATATTTATAATAGTTTATGCATTAATTATTTCGGAAAGGGTGAACAGGGTTGTTGCTTCTCTAAGTGGAGCTGCTATTATGCTCATATTAAAATTAATTACCCAAGAAAAAGCTTTCTTAAAAATTGATTTTAATACTATAGGCTTATTAATTGGGATGATGATTATAGTAAATATAACTAAAAGAACAGGTGTCTTTGAATATATAGCTATAAAAGCAGCTAAATTTTCTAAGGGGAATCCTATTAAAATATTAATACTATTTTCTATAATAACTGCTGTTTTATCTGGAGTATTAGACAACGTTACTACTGTGCTTTTAATAGTACCTGTAACTTTAGTTATAACTAAAACATTAGAAATAGATCCAATTCCTTTTTTAATGTGTGAAATATTTGCATCTAACATAGGAGGCACTGCTACTTTAATAGGAGATCCACCAAACTTAATGATAGGAAGTGCTGCGGGATTAAGCTTTTTAGATTTTGTTAAAAACTTAGCTCCTGTAATTATAATAATACTTGTAGTTACATTATTAGGAATAAACCAATTATATAAAAATTCTATGAAAACTTCTGAAGAGGATAAGAAAAAAATTATGGCTTTAGATGAAAGTAAAGCTATTCGTGATAGGTCTCTTATGAAAAAATGTCTAACAGTACTATTTTTGACTTTAGTAGGATTCCTAACTCATAGTTATTTGGGTTTTGAATCTGCAACTATCGCCATAGCTGGTTCTGCTATATTATTAGCTATAAGCAAGGTAGAACCAGATGAAATACTACAAGAAACAGAATGGGGTACTATATTCTTTTTCATAGGTTTATTTATAATGACTGGGGTTTTAGAAGATGTTGGCATCATGGAAGTCTTAGCACAAAAAACGTTGTCACTAACAAAAGGCAACCTAGTTATGACGGGAATATTTGTGCTTTGGATATCTGCTATTGCCTCTGCATTTATAGATAATATTCCTTTTGTAGCTACTATGATACCTTTAATAAAAGCTATGGGCACCATGGGTGGTATGAATATAACTCCACTTTGGTGGGCATTATCTTTGGGTGCTTGTCTTGGTGGAAATGGAACTATGATCGGAGCTTCTGCTAACCTAGTAGTAATTGGCATAGCAGAAAAAAGTGGCTATAAAATTTCTTTTAAAGACTACTTTAAACTTGGATTTCCTGTAATGTTAGTGTCAATAATAATATGTACTGCTTATCTTTTAATGTTTTTTTTGAAATAA
- a CDS encoding ABC transporter permease codes for MKFLNIAINEIKINFRDKKSMIMFIIWPMMLITVLGFSLNSAFNKIDLFKDTKVIYTMGEDTKNKQAFEEFLDIIKKQGIEIYKENNTKIAKEKVQNKEYICYLNFYKEGNKIDFYKNDKYSSQASVVEVIANSFIKKYNTVVEVIKINPTLIKKDNINKINKYVEIVSLENKKTPSSLEYYAVAMIVMIILYISLAAVNSFGNEYTRNTIIKLTSSPASKHEIFIGKVLGLTFVSVIQIILVFLFSKYALKVYWGKSEGIILLVLLSEIIMAIFAGISIIYLFKKQSVAESFLNGILPFITFLGGGYTPMDFQESKVLGLIYDFNIFSKIKDAIFNSMFFNNNDLSYKIIIIDLSIAFIFLIISSLNFSRREAI; via the coding sequence ATGAAATTTTTAAATATAGCTATTAATGAAATAAAAATTAATTTTAGAGATAAAAAAAGTATGATAATGTTTATAATTTGGCCTATGATGCTTATTACAGTGTTAGGATTTTCTTTAAATAGTGCTTTTAATAAAATTGATTTATTCAAGGATACTAAAGTTATATATACTATGGGAGAAGATACAAAGAATAAACAAGCATTTGAAGAATTTTTAGATATAATAAAAAAACAAGGAATAGAAATTTATAAAGAAAATAATACAAAAATAGCTAAGGAGAAAGTTCAAAATAAAGAGTATATTTGTTATTTGAATTTTTATAAAGAGGGTAATAAAATTGATTTTTATAAAAATGATAAATATAGTTCGCAGGCTTCAGTAGTAGAAGTAATAGCAAATAGCTTTATTAAAAAATATAATACGGTGGTAGAGGTAATAAAAATAAATCCCACACTTATTAAGAAAGATAATATAAATAAAATAAATAAATATGTGGAAATAGTATCATTAGAAAATAAAAAAACTCCTAGTTCTTTGGAATATTATGCTGTGGCTATGATAGTAATGATAATTCTATATATATCCTTAGCAGCAGTGAATTCTTTTGGCAATGAATATACTAGAAATACTATAATTAAGTTAACTTCTTCTCCTGCCTCAAAGCATGAGATATTCATAGGAAAAGTATTAGGGCTAACTTTTGTATCTGTAATACAAATCATATTGGTATTTTTATTTAGCAAATATGCATTAAAAGTGTATTGGGGAAAAAGTGAAGGAATAATACTTTTAGTTTTACTATCAGAAATAATTATGGCTATATTTGCAGGAATATCTATAATATATTTATTCAAAAAACAAAGTGTAGCAGAATCATTTTTAAATGGTATATTGCCCTTTATAACATTTTTGGGAGGGGGATATACACCTATGGATTTTCAGGAGAGTAAAGTATTAGGATTGATTTATGATTTTAATATATTTAGCAAGATTAAGGATGCTATATTTAATAGTATGTTTTTTAATAATAATGATTTAAGTTATAAAATTATTATTATAGATTTATCTATAGCATTTATATTTTTAATTATCTCCTCTTTAAATTTTAGTAGAAGGGAGGCAATATAA
- a CDS encoding DUF3892 domain-containing protein, which produces MIGGNNNFGKDIVALVKDGKGAVTGYKLNNGELLTKEQAIERAAEGEINNVVIGTAQNGEQYLHGIPEKTGGIDLQTLPTIKQNSFE; this is translated from the coding sequence ATGATTGGTGGTAACAATAATTTTGGTAAAGATATTGTAGCTCTAGTAAAAGATGGAAAAGGCGCTGTAACTGGTTATAAATTAAATAATGGTGAATTATTAACTAAAGAACAGGCCATAGAAAGAGCGGCAGAGGGAGAAATAAATAATGTAGTTATAGGTACAGCTCAAAATGGAGAACAATATTTACATGGTATACCAGAAAAAACTGGCGGAATAGATCTTCAAACATTACCAACTATAAAACAAAACTCATTTGAATAA
- a CDS encoding ABC transporter permease — MRESLLIVFNTIKVAMKKKSTIWITFVLPIILAVFMIIMNTSGGRDIKIGINNKDTGIISKKLIKYVEKRDRFKIVNVEEKEINNFISKEKVDCVIVIPQDFSEEVYNNNIKKIKIISIKGAEVTGLLENYLNIYIDNLKIIGNLHKGDKKSFDEFYNKTENGILKLNVEKVKDKSREKELSYITIGMLLMFVLTSSSNISKFILEERKNKTYNRIAATPVSPKQYILGNILCNFMFSLIQIIIVMIIVDKYVLKENLMGSRNLIILLILIMFSIVAISLSIFIVTICKSSSEASNLSVIVTVLSTMIGGGFWEIKIMPKFMQNLASFTPQKWAIEAIFKINTGANFKNIGINMLILILFASTFFIITVYKLKMENKTEEFI; from the coding sequence ATGAGGGAAAGTTTATTAATAGTTTTTAATACGATAAAAGTAGCTATGAAGAAGAAAAGTACCATATGGATAACTTTTGTACTACCAATTATATTAGCAGTATTTATGATAATAATGAATACTAGTGGTGGAAGAGATATAAAAATTGGTATAAATAATAAAGATACAGGAATAATATCTAAAAAATTAATAAAGTACGTAGAAAAAAGAGATAGATTTAAAATAGTAAACGTAGAGGAAAAAGAAATAAATAATTTTATTTCAAAGGAAAAGGTAGATTGTGTAATAGTTATACCACAGGATTTTTCAGAAGAAGTATACAATAATAATATAAAAAAAATAAAAATAATATCTATAAAAGGAGCCGAAGTTACGGGTTTATTAGAAAATTATTTAAATATATATATAGATAATTTAAAAATTATAGGTAACCTCCATAAGGGTGATAAAAAAAGTTTTGATGAATTTTATAATAAGACTGAAAACGGAATACTTAAACTTAATGTAGAAAAAGTTAAAGATAAATCTAGAGAAAAAGAATTAAGCTATATAACTATAGGAATGTTATTGATGTTTGTATTAACTTCCTCTTCTAATATAAGTAAGTTTATATTAGAAGAAAGAAAAAATAAAACCTATAATAGAATTGCAGCAACTCCTGTAAGTCCTAAGCAATATATTTTGGGAAATATACTCTGCAATTTTATGTTTAGTTTAATTCAAATAATTATAGTTATGATTATAGTAGACAAATATGTATTGAAAGAAAATCTTATGGGAAGTAGAAATCTTATAATACTTTTAATATTAATTATGTTTTCTATAGTTGCTATTTCTCTTAGTATATTTATAGTAACTATTTGTAAATCTTCATCAGAAGCCTCTAATTTAAGTGTAATAGTTACAGTATTAAGCACCATGATAGGAGGAGGCTTTTGGGAGATAAAAATAATGCCAAAATTTATGCAGAATTTAGCTAGCTTTACACCACAAAAATGGGCTATTGAAGCTATCTTTAAGATAAATACGGGAGCTAATTTTAAAAATATAGGTATAAATATGTTAATTTTAATATTGTTTGCAAGTACATTTTTCATCATTACAGTATATAAGCTAAAAATGGAAAATAAGACAGAGGAGTTTATATAA
- a CDS encoding response regulator transcription factor, which translates to MIKVLIADDDVFIRESLSIILDMDEDIKIEKTVENGLQALEYCRNNKIDIALLDIRMPVMNGVEATKIISKESYGKVLILTTFDEDDYIREALHFGAKGYILKNNTPDTIIDTIKMVYKGNSVIQDVIMDKVLNSCNSNIKNIDKDMFSRREIDVIEAISEGLSNKEISAKLFISEGTVKNYISSILSKTGLEHRTQIAIYHLKGELSDS; encoded by the coding sequence GTGATTAAGGTTTTAATTGCAGATGACGATGTTTTTATAAGAGAAAGCTTAAGTATAATATTAGATATGGATGAAGATATAAAAATAGAGAAAACCGTAGAAAATGGATTACAAGCATTAGAATATTGTAGAAATAATAAAATAGATATAGCACTTTTAGATATAAGAATGCCTGTAATGAATGGAGTAGAAGCTACAAAAATAATAAGCAAAGAAAGTTATGGGAAGGTTTTGATACTAACTACTTTTGATGAGGATGATTACATAAGAGAAGCTCTTCATTTTGGGGCTAAGGGATATATTTTAAAAAACAATACTCCAGATACTATAATAGACACTATAAAAATGGTTTATAAAGGTAACTCTGTTATACAGGATGTGATTATGGATAAAGTACTTAATTCCTGTAATTCCAATATTAAAAATATTGATAAAGATATGTTTTCAAGAAGGGAAATAGATGTAATAGAGGCTATATCAGAAGGCCTATCTAATAAAGAAATATCAGCAAAATTATTTATTTCAGAGGGAACTGTAAAAAATTATATAAGTTCTATTTTATCTAAGACTGGCTTAGAACATAGGACTCAAATAGCCATATACCATTTGAAGGGGGAACTAAGTGATTCTTAG